The nucleotide sequence TACAATTTGTCCATAATACGATGAATCCGTAAGGATCTCTTGATACCCTGTCATTCCAGTATTGAATACAACTTCGCCTATACTGCTCTCTTTAAGATATCCAAAAGCTTTTCCACTAAATATCATTCCATTTTCTAGTATAAGTTTTGCTTTCATAAAAAGACCTCCTTTAAATTTCTGAGTAAAAATACACTTTTATTGAAAGCTTAAATATAAAAAAGACAATAGATAAACTATTTTAAAAAATAGCCTATTTATTGTCTTTTTTATATAAATCTAAATATAATTCGATAATATAACTTTTCATAAATATAATACCTCTTTCTGGCCTCTCTGGACCAAATTAAAGTGTACTTTTTACACCAGTTTTACTTCATAATTGATTGTAATTTATTTTTTGTAATATGTCAATACCATTTTTATGATTCAGCCTTTTCACCCTGACTTCCTGCATTTCTTTTTTATTTGCAGACATAAACATCGTAACTGCAGTATAGAAAATAACTACTATTACCAGCCATGTCAAAATATTTAATGGAAGTGACTTTACTATATATGCTGCAATTAGCACTCCAACAACACCAAATATTGTTATAGCTAACGAAGCCTTCCTGTCATATGATCCTGTTCTTACAAATTTGACAGATGCAACCGGCATTAAAAATGCACAGGAACCCATCATTATAGGAAATGCTACTCTAGGACTCATTCCAAGGGCAAAAACTAATGCCATACATGGTGCATATAACCCTATTCCAAGTGTCATAAGTGCACCTAATATAAAGTTACCTGCTATAGCTACAATAAGCTTCCAGCCAGTAAGACCTACTTGTGTCCCTCCTGATGGCATAAGTTTAAGTTGTGAAGCCAGCATTACAAGTGCTACTATAACCAGTGCTGCTCCCATCGCAACTTCTATTTTCTTTTCATCTAATTTTGAAACTATATCCGCCCCGATTACCGAGCCTACAGCACCTGCTGCAAGCATTAAAAATAAAGTTAGGGGATCTACTTTGATGACTGTTATGAATATAAGTGCCTCTATTACTACCGGTATAGTGCATGATACATTTAAAGTTCCGGGTAAAGTTCTATCTTTTGATAACTTGAAAAATTTTAGTAAAGCGGTAGTAGGCGCAAAACTTCCTATTCCCAGAGTATCGAAGAAATTTGTTAAAAACCCAACTGCACCTAAGGCAAAAAAATTTGATTTTTCCAGTTTGTTTTCTTTACCGGTCTTTATATAATCCCTGAAGAATATAAATGCAAAACATACTACCATTACTAGTAATATTGTAAATAATACTATTTTTACCATCGGGAACCCTCCTTTTATTTATATAGTCTTGTTACTCTTTTACTTCAATATAAATCCATGTTTAAGCGGGTCATCTGGATCTATAAATAATTGATTGTGCCCTGTTACATAAGCGGCTCCCGTTATCTCTGGAATTATAGCATCATAATCTCCAACCTTTGTTTCTTTTAATACTCTGCCTACAAATTTTGTTTTTAAAACACTTTCATACACAAACTTTTCATTAATCTTTAATTT is from Clostridium fermenticellae and encodes:
- a CDS encoding sulfite exporter TauE/SafE family protein, with protein sequence MVKIVLFTILLVMVVCFAFIFFRDYIKTGKENKLEKSNFFALGAVGFLTNFFDTLGIGSFAPTTALLKFFKLSKDRTLPGTLNVSCTIPVVIEALIFITVIKVDPLTLFLMLAAGAVGSVIGADIVSKLDEKKIEVAMGAALVIVALVMLASQLKLMPSGGTQVGLTGWKLIVAIAGNFILGALMTLGIGLYAPCMALVFALGMSPRVAFPIMMGSCAFLMPVASVKFVRTGSYDRKASLAITIFGVVGVLIAAYIVKSLPLNILTWLVIVVIFYTAVTMFMSANKKEMQEVRVKRLNHKNGIDILQKINYNQL